In a single window of the Sediminicoccus sp. KRV36 genome:
- a CDS encoding prephenate dehydratase yields MTNIIAFQGVPGAYSDLACRHAYPGWTTLPCPSFEAAMAAVRDGRAALAMLPCENSLAGRVPDIHRLLPESGLSVIGEHFERVEHCLLARPGATIEGLRRAHSHPMALGQVLKVIKELELTPVIQADTAGAAEIIARDGTMEDAAIASALAAEVYGLDILRRNVEDALHNTTRFYVMSRERKLPPVPDVPHPVTTFVFRVRNMPAALYKALGGFATNGVNMTKLESYMLDGAFTATQFLCDVDGHPDDPNLFRALEELRYFSRELRVLGTYPASPFRLAHEGR; encoded by the coding sequence ATGACCAATATCATCGCCTTCCAGGGGGTTCCTGGCGCCTATTCCGATCTGGCCTGCCGCCACGCGTATCCCGGCTGGACCACCCTCCCCTGCCCCAGCTTCGAAGCCGCGATGGCCGCCGTGCGCGATGGCCGGGCCGCGCTCGCCATGCTGCCCTGCGAAAACAGCCTGGCCGGGCGCGTGCCCGATATCCATCGCCTGCTGCCCGAATCCGGCCTCTCCGTGATCGGCGAGCATTTCGAGCGGGTGGAGCATTGCCTGCTGGCCCGGCCAGGCGCGACCATCGAGGGGCTGCGCCGCGCCCATAGCCACCCCATGGCGCTGGGCCAGGTGCTGAAGGTCATCAAGGAGCTGGAGCTGACGCCGGTCATCCAGGCCGACACCGCGGGTGCCGCCGAGATCATCGCGCGCGACGGCACGATGGAGGATGCGGCCATCGCCAGCGCCCTCGCCGCCGAGGTCTATGGCCTGGACATCCTGCGCCGGAATGTCGAGGACGCGTTGCACAACACCACGCGCTTCTACGTGATGTCGCGGGAGCGGAAGCTGCCGCCAGTGCCCGACGTGCCGCATCCCGTCACCACCTTCGTCTTTCGTGTGCGCAACATGCCGGCCGCGCTCTACAAGGCGCTGGGCGGCTTTGCCACCAACGGCGTGAACATGACCAAGCTGGAGAGCTACATGCTCGACGGCGCCTTCACCGCAACGCAGTTCCTCTGCGACGTGGACGGCCATCCGGATGACCCGAACCTGTTCCGGGCGCTGGAGGAGCTGCGCTATTTCTCCCGCGAGCTGCGCGTGCTCGGCACCTATCCGGCCAGCCCCTTCCGCCTGGCGCATGAGGGGCGGTAG
- a CDS encoding nitronate monooxygenase has protein sequence MKAINSIRMGGVDVLPLVEGGKGVAVSNGLTAGAWAAAGGVGTFSAVNADSYDAEGRTIRQIYAGKTRRDRHEELVAYGIAGGIAQAREARDVGGKDARIHANILWEMGGAERVIRGVLEGAKGLVNGVTCGAGMPYRLAEIAKDFGVHYYPIVSSARAFSALWKRSYGKVSEWLGGVVYEDPWLAGGHNGLSNSEDPKKPEAPYERVRKLREQMRAFGLDATPIIMAGGVWWLEEWSDWIDNPELGPIAFQFGTRPLLTQESPISDAWKQRLIHLQSGDVLLQPFSPTGFYSSAVRNDFLRDLEARNERQVAYTTEPVGEHTAEFGVGPRKRLVWLTPGDRARAEAWTAAGYTEAMRTPDTTLIFVTPANAQEILADQVACMGCLSHCRFSNWTQIEPDYSTGKKADPRSFCIQKTLQDIAHDGSLEHNLMFAGHNAYRFSSDPFYSNGFVPSVKQLVDRIMTGR, from the coding sequence GTGAAGGCGATCAACAGCATCCGCATGGGCGGCGTGGACGTGCTTCCGCTCGTTGAGGGCGGCAAGGGCGTTGCGGTGAGCAATGGGCTGACCGCGGGCGCCTGGGCGGCTGCTGGCGGCGTGGGCACCTTCTCGGCCGTGAACGCCGACAGCTATGACGCCGAGGGCCGCACCATTCGGCAAATCTATGCCGGCAAGACGCGGCGTGACCGGCATGAGGAACTCGTCGCCTATGGTATCGCGGGCGGCATCGCGCAGGCGCGCGAAGCCCGTGACGTGGGCGGCAAGGATGCCCGTATCCATGCCAATATCCTCTGGGAAATGGGCGGCGCCGAGCGGGTGATCCGCGGCGTGCTCGAAGGTGCCAAGGGCCTGGTGAACGGCGTGACCTGCGGTGCCGGCATGCCCTACCGCCTGGCCGAGATCGCCAAGGATTTCGGCGTCCATTACTATCCCATCGTCTCCTCCGCCCGGGCCTTCAGCGCGCTGTGGAAGCGCAGCTATGGCAAGGTGAGCGAGTGGCTGGGTGGCGTCGTCTATGAGGATCCCTGGCTGGCGGGTGGCCATAACGGCCTCTCCAACAGCGAGGACCCGAAAAAGCCCGAAGCCCCCTATGAGCGCGTGCGCAAGCTGCGCGAGCAGATGCGCGCCTTCGGCCTGGACGCCACCCCCATCATCATGGCCGGCGGCGTCTGGTGGCTGGAGGAATGGTCCGACTGGATCGACAACCCCGAGCTCGGGCCCATCGCCTTCCAATTCGGCACGCGCCCGCTGCTGACGCAGGAAAGCCCCATCAGCGATGCCTGGAAGCAGCGCCTGATCCACCTGCAATCGGGCGATGTCCTGCTGCAGCCCTTCTCGCCCACCGGCTTCTACTCCTCGGCCGTGCGCAATGACTTCCTGCGCGACCTGGAGGCCCGCAACGAGCGGCAGGTCGCCTATACGACCGAGCCCGTGGGCGAGCACACGGCCGAATTCGGCGTGGGCCCCCGCAAGCGCCTGGTCTGGCTGACGCCGGGTGACCGCGCCCGGGCCGAGGCCTGGACGGCGGCCGGCTATACCGAGGCGATGCGCACGCCCGATACGACGCTGATCTTCGTCACTCCCGCCAATGCGCAGGAGATCCTGGCCGATCAGGTGGCCTGCATGGGCTGCCTCAGCCATTGCCGCTTCAGCAACTGGACGCAGATCGAGCCCGACTACAGCACCGGCAAGAAGGCCGATCCGCGCAGCTTCTGCATCCAGAAGACGCTGCAGGACATCGCGCATGATGGCAGCCTGGAGCACAACCTGATGTTCGCCGGGCATAATGCCTATCGCTTCAGCTCCGATCCCTTCTACTCGAACGGCTTCGTGCCGAGCGTGAAGCAGCTGGTGGATCGGATCATGACCGGGCGCTGA
- a CDS encoding 3-deoxy-manno-octulosonate cytidylyltransferase: MNPIIIIPARMAATRLPGKPLADIGGRAMIIHVLERAKEAGIGPVAVAAGEPEIVAAVEAAGGRAVLVADDVPSGTDRIHRALAQLDPFGAHDVVVNLQGDFPTLEPGLLWSVLKPLADKATDIGTLVCPIADEAEAQTSSFVKAACAFPEGVEVAPALYFSRNPIPWGEGPRWHHIGVYAYRRAALDRFVKLPESPLERRERLEQLRALEAGMRIGAARIEHGPFGVDTPEDLERARHILGKS; this comes from the coding sequence GTGAACCCCATCATCATCATCCCCGCCCGCATGGCGGCGACACGCCTGCCCGGCAAGCCGCTGGCCGACATCGGCGGCCGCGCCATGATCATCCATGTGCTGGAACGCGCGAAGGAGGCCGGGATCGGCCCCGTGGCCGTTGCGGCGGGCGAGCCCGAGATCGTCGCCGCCGTGGAAGCGGCCGGGGGCCGCGCGGTCCTTGTGGCCGATGATGTGCCGAGCGGGACGGACCGCATCCACCGCGCCCTGGCCCAGCTGGATCCCTTTGGCGCGCATGATGTCGTGGTGAACCTGCAGGGCGATTTCCCGACGCTGGAGCCCGGGCTGCTCTGGTCCGTCCTCAAGCCGCTCGCTGACAAGGCCACCGATATCGGCACGCTGGTCTGCCCCATCGCCGATGAGGCCGAGGCGCAGACATCCTCCTTCGTCAAGGCGGCCTGCGCCTTTCCGGAGGGGGTGGAAGTGGCGCCCGCGCTCTATTTCAGCCGCAACCCGATCCCCTGGGGGGAGGGTCCGCGCTGGCACCATATCGGCGTCTATGCCTATCGCCGCGCGGCGCTGGACCGCTTCGTGAAGCTGCCGGAATCGCCGCTGGAACGGCGCGAGCGGCTGGAACAACTGCGGGCGCTGGAAGCCGGCATGCGCATCGGCGCCGCGCGGATCGAGCATGGGCCCTTTGGCGTGGACACGCCCGAGGATCTGGAACGCGCCCGCCATATCCTGGGAAAATCATGA
- a CDS encoding malate/lactate/ureidoglycolate dehydrogenase, giving the protein MAEPDYVYIPEAELEGFVTRIFTASGCTPHEAARISNHLVGANLSGHDSHGVVRVPRYVEWQKAGYVLAGQTVDTITDGGSFVLLDGKFGFGQTVAQQATELGIERALQNGACIVGLRNAGHIGRTGDYAEMATAQGLISIHFVNVAGSVLVAPFGGTERRFSTAPFCVGVPLPQGPVILDFATSFVAEGKVLVASNGGKALPENALITAEGQMSGDPHTLYGDYAPVGPRNAAGGTGAIRAFGDHKGSGLALMCELLAGALTGGGCSGPITERARIANGMLSIYLSPQHFGDEAAFHQAAQGYISWVKSCRAADPEAPILAPGDPEKQRRAKRRITGLPLSRDAWQGILDTAASLGINGPQGI; this is encoded by the coding sequence ATGGCCGAACCGGATTACGTCTATATCCCCGAAGCGGAGCTGGAAGGCTTCGTCACCCGCATCTTCACCGCCTCCGGCTGCACACCCCATGAAGCAGCGCGGATTTCCAACCACCTCGTCGGTGCCAACCTGTCCGGGCATGACAGCCACGGCGTGGTGCGCGTGCCGCGCTATGTGGAGTGGCAGAAGGCGGGCTATGTGCTGGCCGGGCAGACGGTGGACACCATCACGGATGGCGGCAGCTTCGTCCTGCTGGACGGCAAATTCGGCTTCGGCCAGACGGTGGCGCAGCAGGCGACCGAGCTTGGCATCGAGCGCGCCTTGCAGAATGGCGCCTGCATCGTCGGGCTGCGCAATGCCGGGCATATCGGCCGCACGGGCGACTACGCGGAAATGGCCACGGCCCAGGGGCTGATTTCCATCCATTTCGTCAATGTCGCGGGTTCGGTCCTGGTCGCGCCCTTTGGCGGCACCGAGCGGCGCTTTTCCACGGCGCCCTTCTGCGTGGGCGTCCCCCTGCCGCAGGGGCCCGTCATCCTGGACTTCGCCACCTCCTTCGTCGCGGAGGGCAAGGTGCTGGTCGCTTCCAACGGCGGCAAGGCACTGCCGGAGAACGCACTGATCACGGCCGAAGGCCAGATGTCGGGCGATCCGCACACCCTCTATGGCGACTACGCACCGGTCGGGCCGCGCAATGCGGCGGGCGGCACCGGCGCGATCCGCGCCTTTGGCGACCACAAGGGCTCGGGCCTCGCGCTGATGTGCGAATTGCTGGCCGGCGCCCTGACGGGCGGTGGCTGCTCCGGCCCCATCACCGAGCGTGCGCGGATCGCGAACGGCATGCTGTCCATCTATCTCTCGCCGCAGCATTTCGGCGATGAGGCTGCCTTCCACCAGGCCGCGCAGGGCTACATCTCCTGGGTGAAATCCTGCCGCGCGGCCGATCCCGAGGCGCCGATCCTCGCCCCGGGAGACCCCGAGAAGCAGCGCCGCGCCAAGCGGCGCATCACGGGGCTGCCGCTTTCCCGCGATGCCTGGCAGGGCATTCTCGACACCGCTGCCTCGCTCGGCATCAACGGCCCGCAGGGCATCTGA